Proteins from one Candidatus Planktophila sp. genomic window:
- a CDS encoding MFS transporter: protein MGFKELIKHPRFSRLLAIRWSGQTTDGVFQSALASFILFSPNRQANALSAAMGFAVVLLPYSIVGPFVGTLLDRISRQRALLFSNLLRSLTLLVVALIIFSGTSGATLTVAVLIAFGINRLILAALSAGLPLLIDTKSLITANAIAVTGGSLLVVLGGGIGVGVRALFDSRVLANHADALLVLIASCGYLISAILAGRLKRYEIGPLKHEIEASSFFQGLRDMREGFQFLAKNSDAARGILATAVHRGGLTALTLTALLLERNTFNDPSKPEDGLAGFGIALTVAGVGLFCGAFLAPFGVSKVGRHLWIKYAMFASAAGPLILAMWQTQIALALTAFFTAFFGQNLKVTNDALVQSKIDDYYRGRVFAVYDVVVNGAIVSGGLIAALLLPQSGVSAVVPLCVSVAYLLVALRLLRSSVFPPIK, encoded by the coding sequence ATGGGTTTTAAGGAACTGATTAAACATCCAAGGTTCTCTCGCTTACTTGCTATTCGATGGTCAGGTCAGACCACCGATGGTGTTTTTCAAAGCGCATTGGCCTCATTTATTCTTTTTTCCCCGAATCGACAGGCAAATGCACTTAGTGCGGCGATGGGTTTTGCGGTGGTGTTATTGCCATATTCAATAGTTGGGCCTTTTGTTGGAACCCTTCTTGATCGTATTTCAAGACAGCGAGCCCTTCTATTTTCTAATCTCTTACGCTCTCTTACTCTTTTAGTAGTTGCTCTCATTATCTTTAGTGGAACTTCTGGCGCAACCTTAACTGTTGCAGTCTTAATTGCTTTCGGTATCAATCGATTGATACTTGCAGCGCTATCCGCAGGTTTACCGCTGCTTATTGACACCAAGTCGCTGATAACGGCCAATGCAATTGCCGTCACCGGTGGTTCACTTCTCGTCGTACTTGGTGGAGGAATTGGTGTTGGTGTTCGAGCATTATTTGATTCTAGAGTTCTTGCCAATCATGCCGATGCGTTGCTTGTTTTAATTGCAAGTTGTGGATATTTAATATCCGCGATATTGGCAGGGCGATTAAAGAGATATGAAATTGGGCCGCTAAAGCATGAGATAGAGGCATCAAGTTTTTTCCAAGGTTTAAGAGATATGCGTGAGGGTTTCCAATTTCTAGCTAAAAACTCTGATGCCGCTCGTGGGATTCTAGCGACCGCAGTTCATCGAGGTGGATTAACTGCACTAACTTTAACTGCACTGTTGCTGGAGAGAAATACTTTTAACGACCCAAGTAAACCTGAAGATGGTTTAGCAGGTTTCGGTATTGCGCTTACAGTGGCAGGCGTTGGGCTTTTTTGCGGTGCATTTCTCGCACCTTTTGGCGTTTCTAAAGTCGGCCGACATTTATGGATTAAATATGCAATGTTTGCAAGTGCAGCCGGTCCATTAATCCTTGCTATGTGGCAAACTCAAATCGCTTTGGCTCTGACCGCTTTTTTTACCGCCTTCTTCGGCCAAAATTTGAAAGTAACAAATGATGCCTTAGTCCAATCAAAGATTGATGATTATTACCGAGGGCGTGTTTTTGCTGTTTATGATGTGGTGGTCAATGGCGCAATTGTTTCAGGTGGTCTAATCGCTGCGCTTTTACTGCCTCAATCCGGAGTTTCGGCCGTTGTTCCATTGTGTGTGAGTGTGGCCTATCTACTCGTAGCTTTGCGACTACTTCGGAGCTCGGTTTTTCCACCAATTAAGTAG
- the rpsF gene encoding 30S ribosomal protein S6 — MRHYELMVILDPELEERTVTPSLETYLKIIKDSGGTVNKLDLWGRRRMSFEIMKKGEGIYAVIDMNCEPAAIKELDRQLNLNEAILRTKVIRPEK, encoded by the coding sequence ATGCGTCACTACGAACTTATGGTCATTCTTGATCCAGAACTTGAAGAACGTACAGTCACACCAAGCCTAGAAACATACTTAAAGATTATTAAAGACTCCGGCGGAACCGTCAACAAGCTCGACTTGTGGGGCCGTCGCCGTATGTCATTTGAAATCATGAAAAAAGGCGAAGGTATTTACGCAGTTATTGATATGAACTGCGAACCAGCTGCAATCAAAGAGTTAGATCGTCAACTCAACTTGAATGAAGCGATTCTGCGCACCAAAGTTATACGCCCAGAAAAATAA
- a CDS encoding FAD-dependent oxidoreductase, with product MSVAPSRAKIVIIGGGVGGTSVAYHLAELGEKDVVLLDRNELTSGSTFHSAGLVGQLRADPTLTLMNMHSVDLYRKLQATDTPPSWRECGSIKLASSPERMQEIRRQIGWAKTFGLDLHEISPQEAQNLFPLIDLDGVVGACYMGSDGQVDPSQLAMALAAGARKNGVQIFTHTRVLEIRTMKGRVSSVVTDKGEIECEIVVNCGGMYAPQIGRMVDVRIPIVPMSHQYLITDNFMAEDAPFLPSLRDPDNLIYFRQEVSGLLMGGYERNSKAWSADYNNVDDIPANFNNTLLPEDWDRFYDIAEASQKRVPKMAEVGIKNFINGPEGFTPDNEFCLGETSVGGFFVAAGFCAHGIAGAGGIGKVVAEWIVAGEPTMDLWHMDIKRFGASYESPDFTLQRITENYEEYYDIHYPGEERKSARPKFTSPVYQWHSDNGAVFGEKAAWERVNYYSTNSGDEALRPIGWLGINWSPAVQVEHHATRNAAGLFDESSFAKARITGRQANEFLNFACANNVVKGVGKTVYTQALNSKGGIESDYTVTQTGDNEFMIVTGTAFATHDFGWLEKIRREFNFDEVEITNITQDLTCFGIMGPNSRAILQSLTTSDLNHSAFPFMSSQEITLADIKVRATRITYVGELGWEIYAPVADGLTLWKEIIDAGQDLGLIPCGYRAIESLRLEKGYRAWAGEINTETNPYEAGLGFAVSLKKENFHGKAAAVAAKENQTRKLVAITFDDITSVPFGSEPIRIENEIVGRIKSGGQGYTINKAIAYAYLPVEYSEPGTAVDVELFGIWSPGVIAAEPLFDPDNARIRT from the coding sequence ATGTCAGTAGCGCCGAGCAGAGCAAAAATCGTCATTATCGGAGGCGGCGTTGGTGGTACCTCTGTTGCCTATCATTTAGCCGAACTTGGTGAGAAAGATGTAGTTCTCCTAGATCGCAATGAATTAACAAGCGGATCTACTTTTCATAGCGCCGGCCTGGTCGGTCAACTGCGTGCCGACCCAACTCTGACGTTAATGAATATGCACTCCGTAGATTTATATCGAAAACTTCAAGCAACAGATACCCCACCAAGCTGGCGCGAGTGTGGCAGCATTAAATTGGCCTCCTCACCTGAGCGCATGCAAGAGATTCGCCGCCAAATTGGATGGGCCAAGACATTTGGTCTGGATTTACATGAGATCTCGCCTCAAGAGGCGCAGAATCTATTTCCACTTATCGATTTAGATGGCGTTGTTGGTGCCTGTTATATGGGCTCAGATGGCCAAGTAGATCCCTCCCAGTTAGCGATGGCGCTGGCGGCGGGTGCACGCAAGAACGGTGTGCAGATATTTACCCATACCCGTGTTCTAGAAATTAGAACAATGAAGGGTCGAGTCAGCAGTGTTGTCACCGATAAAGGTGAGATCGAATGCGAGATAGTTGTTAACTGCGGCGGAATGTATGCACCACAGATCGGCCGAATGGTGGACGTACGAATCCCTATAGTGCCAATGAGTCATCAATATTTAATTACCGATAACTTTATGGCCGAGGATGCACCATTCCTGCCATCACTGCGCGATCCAGACAACCTCATCTACTTTCGTCAAGAGGTATCGGGTTTGCTTATGGGCGGGTACGAGAGAAATTCAAAGGCGTGGTCGGCCGATTACAATAATGTAGATGATATTCCGGCAAACTTTAACAATACATTACTGCCTGAAGATTGGGATCGATTTTACGACATCGCTGAAGCTTCACAAAAGCGCGTACCGAAAATGGCAGAAGTTGGGATTAAAAACTTTATCAACGGCCCCGAAGGCTTTACTCCCGATAATGAGTTCTGCTTAGGTGAAACCTCGGTGGGAGGGTTTTTCGTTGCCGCTGGTTTCTGCGCCCACGGAATCGCTGGCGCTGGTGGAATTGGGAAAGTCGTTGCTGAATGGATCGTTGCCGGCGAACCAACCATGGACTTATGGCATATGGATATTAAACGCTTTGGTGCATCATATGAATCACCTGATTTTACTTTGCAGCGCATTACTGAAAACTATGAAGAGTATTACGACATTCATTACCCTGGTGAAGAGCGAAAAAGCGCACGACCAAAATTCACATCCCCTGTCTATCAGTGGCACAGCGATAATGGCGCAGTTTTTGGTGAAAAAGCCGCGTGGGAGCGCGTTAATTACTACTCAACCAATAGCGGCGATGAAGCGCTACGCCCAATCGGATGGCTCGGAATAAACTGGTCGCCAGCTGTTCAAGTAGAACACCATGCAACACGAAACGCTGCAGGCTTATTTGATGAGTCGAGTTTTGCTAAAGCCCGCATTACTGGTCGACAAGCGAATGAATTTCTTAATTTTGCATGCGCCAATAACGTAGTTAAAGGGGTTGGCAAAACTGTTTACACGCAAGCACTCAATTCAAAGGGCGGAATCGAATCTGATTACACCGTTACACAAACTGGCGACAACGAGTTCATGATTGTGACAGGTACAGCTTTTGCTACACATGATTTTGGTTGGCTAGAAAAAATCCGTCGAGAGTTTAATTTTGATGAGGTCGAGATTACAAATATCACTCAAGATTTAACCTGCTTTGGAATCATGGGACCAAATTCTCGTGCGATTTTGCAATCACTAACAACTTCCGATTTAAATCACAGCGCTTTTCCATTTATGAGTTCTCAGGAAATTACTCTCGCTGATATAAAAGTTCGTGCAACTCGAATTACATATGTTGGCGAACTCGGTTGGGAGATTTATGCACCGGTTGCCGATGGATTAACTCTATGGAAAGAGATTATTGATGCTGGACAAGATTTAGGTTTAATCCCCTGTGGTTATCGTGCAATTGAATCCTTACGTTTAGAAAAAGGTTATCGGGCATGGGCAGGTGAGATTAATACTGAAACTAATCCTTATGAGGCGGGCCTTGGCTTTGCAGTTTCGCTGAAGAAGGAAAACTTCCACGGAAAAGCGGCAGCAGTGGCCGCTAAGGAGAATCAAACAAGAAAGCTGGTTGCAATTACTTTCGATGACATAACATCGGTTCCCTTTGGTTCTGAGCCAATTCGAATTGAAAATGAAATAGTTGGACGAATTAAATCCGGTGGTCAGGGCTACACAATTAATAAAGCCATCGCCTATGCCTATCTGCCAGTCGAATACTCTGAGCCAGGAACGGCCGTTGATGTTGAGCTCTTTGGGATATGGTCCCCAGGAGTGATCGCAGCCGAGCCTCTTTTCGATCCAGATAATGCGCGAATACGCACGTAA
- a CDS encoding single-stranded DNA-binding protein, with amino-acid sequence MAAGDTTITMIGNLVDDPELRFTPSGAAVAKFRVASTPRYLDRQTNEWKDGESLFLQCQIWRQAAENVAESLTKGMRVILSGRLKQRSYETKEGEKRTVFEVEVDEVGPSLRNATAKVTKTQRAAGTSGGFTAPAASDSFTEDPWAAASSTPAAGGGWGTSTTDEPPF; translated from the coding sequence ATGGCAGCAGGAGATACAACAATCACAATGATTGGCAACTTAGTTGACGATCCGGAGCTACGTTTCACACCATCAGGTGCGGCCGTTGCAAAGTTTCGCGTTGCGTCAACACCTCGCTATTTAGATAGGCAAACTAATGAGTGGAAAGATGGCGAGAGTCTTTTTCTACAGTGTCAGATCTGGCGTCAAGCAGCTGAAAATGTTGCCGAGTCACTGACAAAGGGAATGCGTGTCATCCTCTCTGGTCGATTGAAGCAACGTTCTTATGAAACTAAAGAGGGCGAAAAGCGCACAGTCTTTGAGGTAGAAGTTGATGAAGTCGGACCATCACTACGTAACGCAACCGCTAAGGTAACAAAGACCCAACGCGCTGCCGGTACAAGTGGTGGATTCACAGCACCAGCTGCGAGCGATTCATTTACCGAAGATCCATGGGCTGCAGCATCATCAACGCCAGCAGCTGGCGGTGGTTGGGGAACCTCAACTACCGACGAGCCACCGTTTTAA
- the rplI gene encoding 50S ribosomal protein L9, giving the protein MKLILTREVAGLGSAGDVVTVKDGFARNFLVPNGNAIAWSIGGEKQIQSIRRARSAREVRDIDHAKEIKAKLESATITAKVKVGTKGVLFGSVTDKDVATAIKAAVGLDIDRHAIKLPGHIKKVGNHTVKISLGHSIVATATVIVAAE; this is encoded by the coding sequence ATGAAACTCATCCTTACTCGTGAAGTTGCAGGCTTAGGTTCTGCAGGCGATGTCGTAACTGTTAAAGATGGCTTTGCGCGCAACTTCTTAGTTCCAAATGGAAATGCAATTGCATGGTCAATTGGTGGCGAAAAGCAGATCCAGAGCATTCGCCGTGCGCGTTCTGCTCGTGAAGTCCGCGACATCGACCACGCTAAAGAGATTAAAGCGAAGCTTGAATCGGCAACTATTACTGCAAAGGTAAAAGTTGGCACTAAAGGCGTTCTTTTCGGCTCAGTAACAGACAAGGATGTTGCAACAGCCATAAAGGCAGCAGTTGGTTTAGATATCGACCGTCATGCGATCAAACTTCCTGGCCACATCAAGAAGGTTGGCAATCACACTGTCAAAATCTCACTTGGCCACAGTATTGTTGCAACTGCAACCGTTATCGTCGCTGCCGAATAG
- a CDS encoding DUF5318 family protein, which translates to MKSQRSYIDYSLDKRATLLALFRGAIDACDADPYLVRAAKWHGEKVARNCPVCKKNSLVELGYTFGEQLGQYSGRIKSPQELRAMESEFGEFRVYVVEVCKECLWNHLCVSFILGDGRERKAPRKVRTLEDEDYAAR; encoded by the coding sequence ATGAAATCGCAACGTTCGTACATCGATTATTCACTTGATAAGCGAGCGACTCTTCTTGCGCTCTTTCGTGGAGCTATCGATGCTTGCGATGCCGACCCTTATTTGGTGAGAGCAGCGAAATGGCACGGTGAAAAGGTTGCCCGAAACTGCCCGGTCTGTAAGAAAAACTCACTAGTAGAGCTTGGATACACCTTCGGAGAACAACTCGGCCAATACTCAGGGCGCATTAAGTCACCCCAGGAGCTTCGTGCCATGGAGAGCGAGTTTGGTGAATTTAGGGTTTATGTCGTTGAAGTGTGTAAGGAGTGTTTGTGGAACCACCTATGTGTCTCTTTTATCTTAGGAGATGGCAGGGAGCGTAAAGCGCCTCGAAAAGTACGCACTCTTGAGGACGAAGATTACGCAGCACGGTAG
- a CDS encoding phosphotransferase, with product MSDASELEREFAQLFDKVERLRSRISISELSGGLTNRNFLIQTPEEKFVARVSSNSSSLLSIDRGSEFINSTIAGKGGVGAQVLDYLPGEGLLLISYIKGKTFGPDDVASNLSRIAESLRNLHSLDLFDHEFNMFTTQRNYLGIVESQGFRMPDGYLNFGPQVDEIKKAFTVLFDGLVPCNNDLLPGNFIDDGEKIWLIDYEYSGNNDACFEIGNVWAEAFLPLDALEDLVTAYYGQYRPDKVARAWLWALMAKYGWSLWASIQSSVSDLDFDFWEWGMAKYDLARSEFTGGYFRDALVQVTEK from the coding sequence GTGAGTGATGCCAGTGAGTTAGAGCGTGAATTTGCTCAACTCTTTGACAAGGTTGAAAGGTTGCGCTCTCGAATTTCAATTAGTGAACTCTCAGGTGGCCTAACTAATCGGAATTTTCTCATTCAGACTCCAGAGGAAAAATTCGTCGCCCGCGTATCTAGCAACTCTTCCTCACTTTTATCAATTGATCGTGGCTCTGAGTTTATTAATTCGACGATCGCCGGAAAAGGCGGAGTAGGTGCGCAAGTTCTAGATTATCTACCGGGCGAAGGGCTTTTGCTCATCTCCTATATTAAAGGCAAGACATTTGGCCCGGATGATGTCGCTTCAAATCTGAGCCGTATTGCAGAAAGTTTACGTAATTTACATTCACTTGATCTCTTTGATCATGAATTTAACATGTTCACCACTCAGAGGAACTACTTAGGTATCGTGGAATCACAGGGATTTAGAATGCCTGATGGCTACTTAAACTTTGGACCACAGGTTGATGAGATAAAAAAGGCTTTTACGGTTTTATTTGACGGTCTTGTCCCATGTAACAACGACTTGCTGCCGGGCAACTTCATTGATGATGGTGAAAAGATTTGGTTAATCGACTACGAATACTCAGGAAATAATGATGCCTGTTTTGAGATTGGCAATGTCTGGGCTGAAGCATTCTTACCTTTAGATGCTCTGGAAGATTTAGTAACTGCCTACTATGGGCAATATCGCCCCGATAAAGTCGCACGCGCTTGGCTGTGGGCATTAATGGCAAAGTATGGGTGGAGTTTGTGGGCATCGATTCAAAGTTCAGTCTCAGATCTCGACTTTGATTTCTGGGAGTGGGGAATGGCTAAATACGATCTAGCTCGAAGTGAGTTTACAGGCGGGTATTTTCGAGATGCGTTAGTCCAAGTAACGGAGAAATAA
- a CDS encoding winged helix-turn-helix domain-containing protein: MKVSQLLPLLRSRTQADLLALLFLNPDKEFSVTDAAKLVGSSVPGMQHEVARLVRTGFIQDRKEGNSRLVRASKESIIFKPLSDLLAVTHGPLPVLNKELAGVAGIVSAYIYGSWAARYSGESGPVPADIDVLVVGNADLDELQSTAERAELQLYREVNIRRVSLQAWKKGDGSFLKTVRAKPLVPLTLNEKTE, encoded by the coding sequence ATGAAAGTTTCTCAACTACTCCCGTTGCTCAGGTCAAGGACTCAAGCTGATTTATTGGCGTTGTTATTTCTAAACCCCGATAAGGAGTTTAGCGTTACAGATGCAGCGAAGTTAGTTGGCAGCTCGGTACCAGGGATGCAGCATGAGGTGGCTAGGCTGGTAAGGACTGGTTTTATTCAGGACCGAAAAGAGGGCAATTCTCGCCTCGTTAGAGCTTCGAAGGAGTCAATAATATTCAAACCCTTATCTGACCTGCTCGCTGTAACACATGGTCCACTTCCAGTCCTCAATAAAGAACTAGCGGGCGTTGCAGGGATTGTTTCTGCTTACATTTACGGTTCTTGGGCAGCTCGGTACTCAGGCGAGAGCGGACCAGTGCCCGCCGACATTGATGTTTTAGTAGTTGGTAACGCCGATCTTGACGAGCTTCAATCCACCGCCGAGCGTGCCGAACTTCAACTATATCGGGAAGTCAACATAAGGAGGGTGTCGTTGCAGGCCTGGAAAAAAGGCGATGGTTCGTTCCTGAAGACAGTACGAGCTAAACCACTAGTGCCTCTCACATTGAATGAGAAAACCGAGTGA
- a CDS encoding HEPN domain-containing protein: MVDDFIVSGKLQRVVASREHAERLLAQSRNHLSSCDLTASEDTEGAYALLYDAARKSLTAVLEVQGLRPTSVGGHVVIYQALKAQIDPPMGRVMATFNRLRRSRHNSEYPSVSEPELTEQDVREDLEKAKEIVEVAQKLLDKFPIF, encoded by the coding sequence GTGGTCGATGATTTTATTGTGAGCGGAAAGTTGCAGAGGGTTGTCGCTAGCCGAGAACATGCTGAGCGACTATTAGCACAATCTAGGAATCACCTGAGCTCGTGTGATCTAACGGCCAGTGAAGACACAGAAGGCGCTTACGCCCTTCTTTACGATGCGGCAAGAAAGTCTCTCACCGCAGTTCTTGAGGTCCAAGGTTTACGGCCCACTTCAGTTGGAGGTCACGTGGTCATTTACCAGGCACTCAAAGCACAAATTGATCCCCCAATGGGTCGAGTTATGGCAACATTCAATAGATTGAGGAGGTCTCGCCATAATAGTGAATACCCTTCAGTCTCCGAACCAGAGCTAACTGAGCAGGATGTTCGTGAAGATTTAGAAAAAGCGAAAGAGATCGTCGAAGTTGCGCAGAAGCTTCTAGATAAGTTTCCAATTTTCTAG
- a CDS encoding transglycosylase domain-containing protein, with product MLRKLLIRTTVFVAGFGFIAGAVLFALAYFTVEIPDPNAYVNSQSTIIKYANGTEIGRVGTQNRQILPLAKIPLNVRHAVLAAEDRNFYSNRAFSITGILRAAFNNLKGGSVQGGSTITQQYAKTAFLTPSRTIQRKIKELVISIKLENQLSKDQIFENYLNTIYFGRGSYGVMTAAQQYFNRNVGQLTDAQAAVIASILRSPGLYDPAFQEGNKARLMARFDYVKNGMLEAGWLDKKSFNSMKLPEIAPRSTSGQLSGPKGHIIEAVQKELAKLGFTQDQLLVGGLVIKTTLEQRAQQSAVDAVNKYYPKKAPDNLRIGLVAIRPGTGEIVALYGGRDYLARQLSDATQSIALAGSTFKPFAIIAALEQGIPLTSMWNGDSPQTFDNAGKPYEVSNYGNESWGQISLLFATQHSVNTVFVPLGIKIGPNAFIDVARRAGIPDSVAMMPTPSVVLGVASPRVIDVANAYATFAAEGIKSKPYLVAQVIGPNRGVLYEAKPETQEVFSKEVIADLTYALKAVVTGGTGGAALALGRPAAGKTGTSQSNASAWFSAYTPQLAASVALFRDSASESLNGIGGLTSVTGGTFPAKIWTAFMKGALKKQKVLNFPAPSNIGGLEPIVMTTSETPPPTPPPTTPPTTPPPPPPLLTPTP from the coding sequence ATGCTACGCAAACTGCTCATTAGAACCACGGTCTTTGTGGCCGGCTTTGGTTTTATTGCTGGAGCGGTTCTTTTTGCCCTAGCTTATTTTACCGTTGAAATTCCAGACCCAAATGCCTATGTCAATAGTCAATCAACCATTATTAAATATGCAAACGGCACCGAGATTGGTCGAGTAGGCACACAAAATCGTCAGATTTTGCCATTAGCGAAAATCCCACTGAATGTACGTCACGCAGTGCTAGCTGCTGAAGATCGCAACTTCTATTCAAACCGCGCGTTTAGTATCACGGGTATTTTACGTGCTGCATTTAATAATCTAAAAGGCGGGTCTGTGCAAGGCGGATCAACAATCACGCAGCAATACGCAAAGACTGCATTCTTAACTCCCAGTCGCACGATTCAACGTAAAATAAAAGAGCTCGTAATATCAATCAAGTTAGAGAACCAGTTATCAAAAGATCAAATTTTTGAAAACTACTTAAATACAATCTATTTCGGCCGTGGTTCATACGGTGTTATGACTGCGGCTCAACAGTATTTCAATCGCAACGTGGGCCAATTAACCGATGCTCAAGCTGCAGTGATTGCATCTATCTTGCGCTCGCCCGGTTTATATGATCCCGCATTTCAAGAGGGCAATAAGGCACGACTAATGGCTCGATTCGACTATGTAAAGAATGGAATGCTCGAGGCTGGCTGGTTGGATAAAAAATCCTTTAACTCTATGAAATTACCGGAGATCGCACCACGATCTACCTCTGGGCAGTTGAGTGGACCAAAAGGTCACATTATTGAGGCAGTGCAAAAAGAGTTAGCTAAACTCGGATTCACTCAAGACCAACTATTAGTTGGCGGACTTGTAATCAAAACAACCCTCGAACAAAGAGCTCAACAATCTGCAGTCGATGCGGTGAATAAGTATTATCCAAAAAAAGCCCCAGATAATTTACGTATAGGTCTTGTGGCAATTAGACCTGGTACAGGCGAAATTGTCGCCTTATACGGTGGCCGAGATTACCTTGCGCGCCAGTTAAGTGATGCGACTCAATCAATTGCATTGGCAGGATCAACTTTTAAACCCTTTGCAATTATTGCCGCGCTAGAACAAGGGATACCCCTTACCTCTATGTGGAATGGGGATTCACCACAAACATTTGATAACGCCGGAAAGCCTTATGAAGTTTCAAATTACGGGAATGAGAGTTGGGGTCAAATAAGTTTGCTCTTTGCAACACAACACTCAGTTAATACAGTCTTTGTCCCACTCGGAATTAAAATTGGTCCAAACGCTTTTATCGATGTCGCCCGGCGTGCTGGAATTCCAGATTCTGTTGCAATGATGCCAACCCCATCTGTGGTCTTAGGCGTGGCAAGTCCACGCGTCATTGATGTTGCTAATGCATATGCAACCTTTGCCGCCGAGGGCATAAAATCAAAACCATATTTAGTTGCCCAAGTCATTGGACCAAACAGAGGCGTTCTCTATGAGGCAAAACCTGAAACACAAGAGGTATTTTCAAAAGAGGTCATAGCCGATTTAACATATGCACTTAAAGCAGTAGTAACAGGTGGAACCGGTGGGGCGGCCCTTGCTTTAGGGCGTCCAGCTGCAGGCAAGACCGGAACATCTCAGTCAAATGCATCGGCCTGGTTTAGTGCGTATACCCCACAATTAGCGGCATCGGTCGCACTTTTTAGAGATAGTGCATCTGAATCGCTCAACGGAATCGGCGGGCTTACCTCCGTTACCGGCGGAACTTTTCCGGCAAAAATTTGGACTGCTTTTATGAAGGGTGCATTAAAAAAGCAAAAAGTATTAAATTTTCCAGCCCCATCAAATATTGGCGGACTTGAACCAATAGTCATGACGACTAGTGAAACGCCACCACCAACACCACCGCCTACAACACCGCCTACAACACCCCCACCGCCACCACCATTACTGACGCCAACACCTTAA
- the rpsR gene encoding 30S ribosomal protein S18, protein MGARNNKALREPKNKGAKAAALNKKFKKKPCSFCQQKVTYIDYKDIATLRKYISDRGKIRARRVTGACTQHQRSIATAVKNSREVALLPYTSSAK, encoded by the coding sequence ATGGGAGCAAGAAATAATAAGGCTCTACGCGAGCCGAAGAACAAGGGCGCAAAAGCCGCTGCCCTGAATAAAAAGTTTAAAAAGAAGCCATGCAGCTTCTGCCAGCAGAAGGTCACATATATCGATTACAAAGATATTGCGACCCTTCGTAAGTACATCTCGGACCGCGGCAAAATCCGCGCTCGTCGCGTTACAGGTGCATGCACACAGCACCAACGCTCGATCGCAACCGCAGTTAAAAACAGTCGTGAAGTAGCATTACTTCCTTACACATCTTCAGCGAAATAA